The Blautia hydrogenotrophica DSM 10507 genome window below encodes:
- a CDS encoding zinc metallopeptidase — protein sequence MYSGIYYGFDPTVLLLIIGVILSLVASSRLKSTFATYSRVRSASGMTGAQAAQRILNSRGLYDVQVVPIAGNLTDHYDPRTRRVCLSEASYNQSSLAAVGVAAHECGHAVQHAENYGPLNLRSSLVPVANLGSTLAWPLFFVGLIFSMRPLLTAGIVLFSAAVLFQLVTLPVEYNASSRALRLLSETGILGDNEVRGSKKVLSAAALTYVAALAGSVLQLLRLLILAGGRNRD from the coding sequence ATGTATAGCGGCATTTATTATGGATTTGATCCGACGGTTCTTTTGCTTATCATAGGAGTGATTTTATCACTGGTGGCATCTTCTAGGCTGAAGAGTACTTTTGCGACTTACTCGAGAGTGCGGAGCGCATCGGGGATGACAGGGGCTCAGGCGGCACAGAGAATTTTAAATTCCAGAGGGCTGTATGATGTCCAGGTGGTTCCCATTGCAGGAAATCTCACAGATCACTATGACCCCAGGACAAGAAGAGTCTGTTTGTCTGAGGCCAGTTACAATCAGTCTTCTCTGGCAGCGGTGGGAGTGGCAGCCCATGAGTGTGGCCATGCCGTGCAGCACGCGGAGAACTATGGCCCTTTAAATTTGAGAAGTTCCTTGGTGCCGGTGGCGAACTTAGGCTCTACGTTGGCTTGGCCTTTGTTTTTTGTGGGGTTGATTTTTTCCATGCGTCCGCTGTTGACTGCGGGAATTGTCTTATTTAGCGCCGCTGTATTGTTTCAGCTCGTGACCCTTCCTGTGGAGTATAACGCGTCCAGCAGGGCGCTGAGACTGTTGTCTGAGACGGGAATCTTAGGGGACAATGAAGTGAGGGGCTCCAAAAAAGTATTGTCGGCAGCGGCTCTTACTTATGTAGCAGCGCTGGCGGGCTCTGTTTTGCAGCTGCTGAGACTGCTGATTTTGGCAGGAGGAAGAAATCGTGATTAG
- the fmt gene encoding methionyl-tRNA formyltransferase, with protein sequence MRVIFMGTPDFAVGTLNALVEADHEVLAVVTQPDKPRGRGKNLCCTPVKEEALRHGLAVCQPKKVRDPEFIETLRQLKPEAIVVVAFGQIIPKEILEMAPYGCLNVHASLLPKYRGAAPIQWAVIDGEKESGVTIMRMDEGLDTGDMISRSVVSLDPKETGGSLFDKLSQVGAKLLVETLEQVKNGQAVYERQPEQSPTAYASMIDKKMGNIDWTMPAVKIERLIRGLSPWPSAYTFLEGKTLKIWAARVVQEETTARPGEIFHTDKRGIYVAAGEGVLCLDEVQLEGKRRMAAADFLRGCKIEKGTRLTMNKE encoded by the coding sequence ATGAGAGTAATATTTATGGGCACGCCGGATTTCGCGGTGGGGACTTTGAATGCTCTGGTGGAGGCAGACCATGAGGTTTTGGCCGTGGTTACTCAGCCAGACAAGCCGAGGGGCAGAGGAAAAAATCTGTGCTGTACTCCGGTGAAGGAAGAAGCACTGAGGCATGGACTGGCAGTCTGTCAGCCCAAAAAGGTCAGAGATCCTGAATTTATCGAAACTTTGAGACAATTAAAGCCAGAGGCGATTGTGGTGGTGGCATTTGGGCAGATTATTCCCAAGGAAATCCTGGAAATGGCTCCTTATGGCTGTCTGAATGTACATGCTTCTCTTTTGCCGAAATACCGCGGCGCGGCGCCAATACAATGGGCTGTCATTGACGGTGAGAAGGAGTCAGGCGTCACGATTATGAGAATGGATGAAGGCCTGGACACCGGGGATATGATTTCTCGCTCAGTCGTATCGCTAGACCCAAAAGAGACAGGGGGAAGCCTGTTTGACAAGCTGAGTCAGGTAGGAGCAAAGCTGCTTGTCGAGACTTTGGAGCAGGTGAAAAACGGCCAGGCAGTCTATGAGAGACAGCCGGAACAGAGTCCTACTGCCTATGCGAGCATGATCGACAAAAAGATGGGAAATATCGACTGGACGATGCCGGCGGTGAAGATCGAGCGTCTGATTCGCGGACTGTCTCCGTGGCCGAGCGCCTATACTTTCCTAGAAGGAAAGACGCTAAAAATCTGGGCGGCTCGTGTGGTTCAGGAGGAGACGACGGCGAGGCCAGGAGAAATTTTTCACACTGATAAAAGAGGAATTTACGTTGCTGCCGGTGAGGGAGTCCTGTGTTTGGACGAAGTTCAGCTAGAAGGAAAGAGAAGAATGGCTGCGGCAGACTTTTTGAGGGGATGTAAGATAGAGAAAGGCACAAGATTGACCATGAATAAGGAGTGA
- the def gene encoding peptide deformylase codes for MALRQIRVEGDPVLTKKCRPVEEMNDRTRQLIDDMLDTMYEAMGVGLAAPQVGVLKRIVVIDVGEGPLVMINPKIVETSGEQTGDEGCLSIPGMAGEVTRPNYVKAIAFNENMEEFEVEGTELLARAICHECDHLDGIMYTAHVNGDLHRVEYDDYEED; via the coding sequence ATGGCGTTGAGACAAATCAGAGTGGAGGGCGACCCGGTATTGACGAAAAAATGCCGCCCGGTGGAAGAGATGAATGACAGAACGAGACAGTTGATTGACGACATGCTGGATACGATGTACGAGGCTATGGGAGTCGGACTGGCAGCTCCCCAGGTGGGAGTGCTGAAGAGAATCGTCGTGATCGACGTGGGAGAGGGACCTCTCGTTATGATTAATCCAAAGATCGTGGAGACTTCAGGAGAGCAGACTGGGGATGAGGGATGCCTGAGCATTCCTGGAATGGCAGGGGAAGTGACCAGGCCTAATTATGTAAAAGCGATTGCCTTCAATGAAAATATGGAAGAATTTGAGGTGGAGGGCACAGAACTGTTGGCGAGAGCGATCTGTCATGAGTGCGATCATCTCGATGGAATTATGTACACAGCACATGTAAACGGAGATCTTCATCGTGTGGAATACGATGACTATGAGGAAGACTAA
- the priA gene encoding replication restart helicase PriA gives MKYASIVVDITSEKLDRAFQYRIPSQWEQELEVGMVVTVPFGKGDREINGYVVELTDTPQFDVEKLKCIRSIKSDAKTTESSLIVLAKWMREHYGSTMIQALKTVFPVKAKVQQCQRRTLVLQLSAEEAKLQLKELERKNYRARARLLSALMEHGSLDGVRAAKELGAVSSVVKSMEEAGWIRVECENVYRDPVRSEKIQKLPPAKLTGEQRKVLDGIIQEWEGKSRPCLIHGVTGSGKTEVYMELIDRTLKQGKQAIILIPEIALTYQTVMRFYGRFGEVMSVLHSRLSQGERYDQFCRAKEGKIQIMVGPRSALFTPFPKLGLIVIDEEHENTYKSEITPRYHAREAAIWRAWKEQAHVVMGSATPSLEVYERCMREEYALFEMNNRYGERPLPGVSIIDLRRELREGNRSILSRELQKAMEVRLEKKEQVILFLNRRGYAGFLSCRSCGQVIQCPHCDVSLCAHKGGKLVCHYCGYETEAVKKCPSCGSPYIGAFRAGTQQIQEIVQKQYPNSRVLRMDYDTTKGKEGHGEILEAFSRREADILIGTQMIVKGHDFPNVTLVGVLAADLSLHGDDYRCAERTFQLLTQAVGRAGRGEKPGEALIQTYQPEHYSIQAAARQDYRRFYEEEMGYRTLLGYPPAEHMMAVLGSCQEEERLNQAMEYLKRFIQRVYTKKDLRVIGPAPQSVGRVKDQYKKVIYLKHAREDVLIYVRDKLEQYMEINSGFHSMTIQFDIQ, from the coding sequence ATGAAATATGCCAGCATAGTTGTAGATATAACCAGTGAAAAATTAGATCGGGCGTTTCAGTACCGAATTCCCAGCCAATGGGAGCAGGAGCTAGAAGTTGGCATGGTAGTTACCGTTCCATTTGGAAAGGGCGATCGGGAAATCAACGGCTATGTCGTAGAATTGACGGATACGCCTCAGTTTGATGTGGAGAAACTAAAGTGTATCCGTTCCATAAAGAGTGACGCGAAGACCACGGAATCCAGTTTGATTGTCTTGGCAAAATGGATGAGAGAGCATTACGGTTCCACGATGATTCAAGCACTGAAGACAGTTTTTCCCGTGAAAGCGAAGGTGCAGCAGTGTCAGAGACGTACTTTGGTGCTACAGCTTTCAGCGGAAGAGGCAAAATTGCAGTTAAAAGAGTTGGAGCGCAAGAACTATCGTGCCAGAGCTAGGCTTTTAAGTGCTTTGATGGAACATGGAAGTTTGGATGGAGTGCGGGCAGCGAAAGAATTAGGAGCGGTCAGCAGCGTGGTGAAGTCTATGGAAGAGGCAGGGTGGATTCGGGTAGAGTGTGAGAACGTCTACCGGGACCCGGTGCGCAGTGAAAAGATACAGAAGCTGCCGCCGGCGAAACTCACCGGTGAACAGCGAAAAGTTTTGGATGGAATTATCCAAGAGTGGGAAGGGAAATCCCGGCCTTGTCTGATTCATGGTGTGACCGGCAGCGGAAAGACGGAAGTGTATATGGAGTTGATTGACCGGACTCTGAAGCAGGGGAAGCAGGCAATCATACTGATACCGGAGATCGCACTGACCTATCAGACGGTTATGCGGTTTTACGGAAGGTTTGGAGAGGTGATGTCCGTTCTCCATTCCAGACTCTCCCAAGGAGAGCGCTACGATCAGTTCTGTAGGGCGAAGGAGGGAAAGATTCAGATCATGGTGGGGCCGAGATCGGCCCTGTTTACACCGTTTCCAAAGCTGGGACTGATTGTAATTGACGAAGAACACGAAAATACCTATAAAAGTGAAATTACTCCCCGTTATCATGCGCGGGAGGCTGCCATATGGCGAGCATGGAAGGAACAGGCGCATGTGGTAATGGGGTCTGCGACTCCGTCTTTGGAAGTCTATGAACGGTGTATGAGAGAGGAATACGCGCTGTTTGAGATGAACAACAGATATGGAGAGCGGCCATTGCCAGGGGTTTCTATCATAGATTTGAGAAGAGAGCTGCGGGAAGGAAACCGCTCAATACTGAGCAGGGAGCTTCAAAAAGCAATGGAAGTACGGCTGGAGAAAAAGGAACAGGTCATACTTTTTTTGAACCGGCGAGGGTATGCAGGATTTCTCTCCTGTCGTTCCTGTGGACAGGTGATTCAGTGTCCCCACTGTGATGTCTCTTTATGTGCCCACAAGGGAGGAAAGTTGGTCTGTCATTACTGTGGTTATGAGACAGAGGCTGTGAAGAAATGCCCCTCCTGCGGTTCGCCGTATATTGGGGCGTTTCGGGCCGGAACACAGCAGATACAAGAGATTGTTCAGAAGCAGTATCCGAACAGCAGGGTTTTGAGGATGGACTATGACACCACGAAAGGGAAGGAGGGCCACGGGGAAATTCTGGAGGCATTTTCCAGGCGGGAAGCAGATATTCTCATTGGTACCCAGATGATTGTAAAAGGACACGATTTTCCCAACGTGACACTGGTGGGAGTTCTAGCTGCGGATTTATCGCTTCACGGGGACGATTATCGCTGTGCGGAGAGAACTTTTCAGCTCTTGACGCAGGCAGTTGGCCGGGCCGGAAGAGGTGAAAAGCCCGGAGAGGCGCTGATTCAGACTTATCAGCCAGAGCATTACAGTATTCAAGCAGCGGCCAGACAGGACTATCGGAGGTTTTACGAGGAGGAGATGGGATACCGCACTTTGCTGGGATATCCTCCGGCTGAACATATGATGGCGGTACTGGGGTCCTGTCAGGAAGAAGAACGGCTGAATCAGGCCATGGAATATCTAAAAAGATTTATCCAGAGAGTCTACACTAAAAAAGATTTGAGAGTCATTGGTCCGGCGCCGCAGTCAGTGGGGAGAGTCAAGGATCAGTATAAAAAGGTAATCTATCTGAAACATGCCAGGGAAGATGTCCTCATCTATGTGAGAGACAAGCTGGAACAATATATGGAAATTAATTCAGGCTTTCATTCTATGACGATTCAGTTTGACATCCAGTAG
- a CDS encoding UDP-N-acetylmuramoyl-L-alanyl-D-glutamate--2,6-diaminopimelate ligase, producing the protein MKLTALLEDLEYTCCQGDENAEVTDVVYDSRKVQKGSLFLCIRGAVVDGHTFVPDVVKKGAGVLVVEEKVEAPEHVTVILVKDTRYAMACISAAYFGHPARRLKTIGVTGTKGKTTTTYMVKSILENAGYRVGLIGTIEAIVGDKVIPAVNTTPESYVIQKYFKEMADAGCDCVVMEVSSQALMLHRTAGFEFDFGIFTNIEPDHIGPNEHRDFQHYLECKSMLLRQCKVGIVNRDDKHFEQIIKGHTCALETFGFSEKADLRAEDAKLVSGKGWLGIDYQVRGMMNFQVEIDIPGKFSIYNSLTAIAICRHFKVSEKDIVNALRVAKVKGRIEMIKVSDEFTLMIDYAHNAMALESLLTTLREYHPHRLVCLFGCGGNRSKLRRYEMGETSGRLADLTIITSDNPRYEKPQAIIDDIKVGISKTDGKYIEIADRKEAIAYAIHHGEPGDIIILAGKGHEDYQEIEGKKYPMDERVLIADILAGR; encoded by the coding sequence ATGAAATTGACGGCTTTACTTGAAGATTTAGAATATACCTGCTGCCAGGGAGATGAAAATGCGGAGGTCACCGATGTGGTGTACGATTCCAGAAAAGTTCAGAAAGGGTCTCTGTTTCTGTGTATCCGCGGCGCAGTGGTAGACGGCCACACTTTTGTCCCAGATGTGGTGAAAAAAGGGGCGGGGGTTCTCGTAGTGGAGGAGAAAGTGGAAGCTCCAGAACACGTGACGGTAATTTTGGTAAAGGATACTAGATACGCCATGGCGTGTATTTCAGCAGCCTATTTTGGACACCCTGCCAGAAGGCTGAAGACAATCGGCGTGACAGGGACAAAGGGAAAAACTACGACTACTTACATGGTGAAATCAATTTTGGAAAATGCAGGGTACCGTGTGGGACTGATTGGCACGATTGAGGCGATTGTTGGAGACAAGGTGATACCGGCAGTGAACACGACACCGGAATCCTATGTGATTCAGAAATATTTCAAGGAGATGGCAGATGCCGGCTGTGATTGTGTGGTGATGGAGGTATCCTCACAGGCGCTGATGTTGCACCGGACCGCAGGTTTTGAGTTTGATTTTGGGATTTTTACGAACATTGAGCCAGATCATATCGGGCCCAATGAGCACCGGGATTTTCAACACTATCTGGAATGTAAGTCCATGCTTTTAAGACAGTGTAAGGTGGGAATTGTAAACCGGGATGACAAACATTTTGAGCAGATTATCAAAGGACACACCTGCGCTCTGGAGACCTTTGGATTTTCAGAGAAGGCAGATCTTCGGGCCGAGGATGCGAAACTGGTGTCAGGAAAAGGATGGTTGGGTATTGATTACCAGGTGCGGGGGATGATGAATTTTCAAGTAGAAATCGACATTCCCGGAAAATTCAGTATCTACAATTCCCTGACCGCGATTGCGATTTGCCGTCACTTTAAGGTTTCTGAGAAGGACATTGTGAACGCGCTGCGTGTCGCGAAGGTGAAAGGCAGAATTGAGATGATTAAGGTATCGGATGAGTTTACCTTGATGATTGATTATGCTCACAATGCGATGGCTCTAGAGAGTTTGTTGACAACATTAAGGGAATACCACCCACACCGACTGGTCTGCCTATTCGGATGCGGTGGAAACCGTTCAAAACTGCGTCGTTATGAGATGGGTGAGACTTCTGGTAGGTTGGCAGATTTGACGATTATCACTTCAGATAATCCAAGATATGAAAAACCTCAGGCAATCATCGACGACATCAAGGTAGGGATCTCTAAGACAGATGGAAAATATATAGAGATTGCGGACCGCAAGGAGGCAATTGCCTATGCGATACATCATGGAGAGCCGGGAGATATTATTATCCTAGCCGGAAAAGGACATGAAGATTACCAGGAGATTGAGGGCAAGAAATATCCGATGGATGAGAGGGTATTGATTGCGGATATTCTGGCTGGACGTTAG
- a CDS encoding DUF7507 domain-containing protein — protein MRKIVKRKIAAACVAAFMVLQCLPAAAAYADGPSQEVVLEKTAHWTDERAYEAEIDLTVKGMQSYTEKQKPVNIVPVLDVTASMNYCDTPGHTKLVIGHTLSAMENSKEIWEEIKETLPDEETYRKLGEESPDQLFLSLPESVDPEGKCRLVCGQEDRSDRLPYDNISGWKIIYVTDDQTLLTGVEEGTKLRRFSHTIDHGGIYLPVGETKIFENRTTWHYYSGKTERWQCEKSRMEHLEEGYAQFLDAVFEDMQPMICPIVFIGGYYINGWTQSKEEARDFLTEKEYLNKEAVLPAQNNGTNHEAAVLGALDAVEELENKENTFVILFTDGTTTAGYSHADGSADLGLLDSHSYGMAEEDSSWYSQFSQWALEDATVLKEQVPIYGIGYGSDMGNDTDSQEFIEALSSGEEYYIDTRQEEMQDIGSIFKAVYSDLCWKAVKVQVTDYVSEYWKVKEGELPMGSKVESVGIVNQRGEEDTITRITFPVTKEMGEDDQENFRIPVVLREAYREVQEPTLYETNQDEPLSKDVDGTGAYVTYEDENQVTQKVMASSPELKVCPNKIDYTVQKEALQKQVKAGQDVLYKVTLTNTGGWDLENVSLTDVYPEQEISVRFLGQEGVEVGEDGARAVVKLLPRGETVVLEVRAQIPETAKGTLTNKLTAMAVNPESPEETLVREAEASVEVEPAVLDYTVKKTADKTHASAGDTIHYEITITNTGEQTLRSVVTTDKFTVEGVQAVFEEQEGVSLNEEKNQAYVEAVAPGEELVLRAEVTLPEDFKDSTLVNMAVVSVEGSQPKESQAEVKISEKPIPTATPKVEKQNSGTGTTASGEKKASPVKTQDDSRAELFAVLAMGSAVALAGIFLRVKNRKVEK, from the coding sequence ATGAGGAAAATCGTAAAAAGAAAGATAGCCGCGGCATGCGTGGCGGCATTCATGGTCCTGCAGTGCCTGCCGGCAGCGGCGGCATATGCAGACGGGCCTTCTCAGGAGGTGGTTTTGGAAAAGACCGCTCATTGGACGGATGAGAGAGCCTATGAGGCTGAAATTGATTTGACAGTAAAAGGAATGCAAAGTTATACCGAGAAGCAAAAGCCGGTGAACATTGTTCCTGTTTTGGATGTGACAGCGTCTATGAATTACTGCGACACCCCCGGCCATACAAAACTGGTGATAGGACATACACTGTCCGCGATGGAGAACAGCAAGGAGATCTGGGAAGAGATCAAGGAGACTTTGCCGGATGAAGAAACCTACCGGAAGCTGGGAGAGGAAAGCCCAGATCAGCTTTTTTTGTCCTTGCCAGAGTCTGTGGACCCTGAGGGGAAATGCAGGCTGGTATGCGGGCAGGAAGATAGAAGTGACAGGCTTCCCTATGACAATATCAGTGGATGGAAGATTATCTATGTGACAGATGATCAGACGTTGCTGACGGGAGTAGAAGAGGGAACTAAGCTGAGACGTTTCAGTCACACGATTGACCATGGGGGAATTTATTTGCCTGTGGGAGAGACTAAAATTTTTGAGAATCGGACAACCTGGCACTATTACAGTGGAAAAACAGAACGGTGGCAATGTGAGAAAAGTCGTATGGAGCACTTGGAGGAAGGGTATGCTCAATTTTTGGATGCGGTGTTTGAGGATATGCAGCCCATGATCTGTCCCATTGTGTTCATCGGCGGATATTATATCAATGGATGGACACAGTCGAAAGAAGAGGCAAGAGATTTTCTGACAGAAAAAGAATACTTAAATAAAGAAGCCGTACTGCCTGCCCAGAACAATGGGACGAACCATGAAGCGGCGGTATTGGGAGCTTTAGATGCAGTAGAGGAATTGGAGAATAAAGAGAACACGTTTGTTATTTTATTTACAGATGGAACTACGACCGCAGGCTACTCTCATGCAGACGGAAGTGCAGACTTAGGACTTTTGGACAGTCACAGCTATGGAATGGCAGAAGAGGATAGCTCCTGGTACAGTCAGTTTTCGCAGTGGGCGTTGGAAGATGCGACGGTCTTAAAAGAGCAGGTTCCGATTTATGGAATTGGTTACGGGTCCGATATGGGAAACGACACAGACAGTCAGGAATTTATTGAGGCTCTCAGCTCAGGAGAGGAGTACTATATTGATACCAGACAGGAAGAGATGCAGGATATCGGGAGTATATTTAAAGCAGTATATTCCGACCTATGCTGGAAGGCGGTGAAAGTCCAGGTGACGGACTATGTCTCTGAGTACTGGAAGGTAAAAGAAGGGGAATTGCCCATGGGCAGTAAAGTTGAGAGTGTCGGCATTGTGAATCAGAGAGGGGAAGAGGATACGATCACCCGGATTACTTTTCCTGTCACGAAAGAGATGGGAGAAGATGACCAAGAGAATTTCAGAATTCCAGTGGTTCTAAGAGAAGCCTATCGAGAGGTACAGGAACCGACTCTGTACGAGACGAACCAGGATGAACCGCTGTCTAAGGATGTGGACGGAACTGGTGCCTATGTGACTTATGAGGACGAGAATCAGGTGACACAAAAGGTGATGGCCAGTTCACCGGAACTGAAGGTATGTCCCAATAAGATAGACTATACGGTTCAAAAAGAGGCGCTTCAGAAACAGGTCAAGGCCGGACAGGATGTTTTGTACAAAGTGACTTTGACAAACACAGGGGGCTGGGATTTGGAAAATGTGTCTCTGACGGATGTCTACCCTGAACAGGAGATTTCTGTGCGTTTTTTGGGACAGGAAGGGGTGGAAGTGGGCGAAGATGGAGCCCGGGCTGTGGTGAAGCTGCTGCCGAGAGGAGAGACCGTGGTGTTGGAAGTGCGCGCGCAGATTCCGGAGACTGCAAAGGGAACCCTGACCAATAAATTGACTGCGATGGCTGTAAATCCGGAGAGTCCAGAAGAAACACTTGTGAGGGAGGCAGAGGCGTCGGTGGAAGTGGAACCGGCAGTTTTGGATTACACCGTGAAAAAGACCGCGGACAAGACACATGCGAGCGCGGGAGATACGATTCATTATGAGATCACGATCACTAATACAGGAGAGCAGACACTTCGGTCGGTAGTTACCACAGACAAATTTACAGTAGAAGGAGTCCAGGCTGTATTCGAGGAGCAGGAAGGTGTCTCATTGAATGAGGAAAAGAATCAGGCTTATGTGGAAGCAGTGGCTCCAGGGGAAGAACTGGTGTTAAGAGCGGAAGTAACCTTGCCCGAGGATTTTAAGGATTCTACTTTGGTGAATATGGCCGTGGTGTCTGTGGAGGGTTCGCAGCCCAAAGAGAGTCAGGCAGAAGTGAAAATTTCAGAGAAACCGATTCCCACGGCGACGCCTAAGGTGGAAAAACAAAATTCCGGCACGGGAACCACTGCCTCCGGGGAAAAGAAGGCATCTCCGGTGAAGACGCAGGATGATTCCAGAGCAGAGCTTTTTGCGGTCTTGGCCATGGGTTCGGCTGTTGCACTGGCAGGAATCTTTTTGCGTGTGAAGAATCGGAAAGTTGAAAAGTAA
- the arcC gene encoding carbamate kinase, producing MSQKIVVVALGHRALGNTLPEQKQAVTESAKAIADLVELGAKVVISHSNAPQVGMIHTAMNEFGKAHPDYTFAPMSVCSAMSQGYIGYDLQNAIRAELIGRGIYKTVSTILTQVVIDPYDDAFADPEKIIGRYLTAQEAEEEEKKGNFVTEIPGKGYRRIVAAPKPQAIVELDAIRALVWAGQVVIACGGGGIPVLEQGAQLRGASAVIEKDLTSGLLAEKLDADQLLILTSVQKVSLNLQTPQEVYLDKISVEEAKKHMAANQFAPGSMLPKFEAGVSFVEKGEGRKAVITDIPHAKDGYLGKTGTIIA from the coding sequence ATGAGTCAGAAAATTGTGGTCGTTGCCCTGGGACATCGGGCTTTGGGCAATACCTTACCGGAACAAAAGCAGGCAGTCACAGAATCTGCCAAAGCAATTGCAGACCTGGTGGAACTGGGTGCCAAAGTCGTGATCTCCCACAGCAACGCGCCTCAGGTGGGAATGATTCACACCGCTATGAATGAATTTGGAAAAGCCCACCCTGACTATACATTTGCTCCGATGTCTGTCTGCTCCGCCATGAGCCAGGGGTACATCGGATATGATCTGCAAAATGCCATCCGCGCTGAATTAATCGGCCGGGGCATATACAAAACAGTCAGCACCATTCTCACACAGGTAGTCATCGACCCTTATGACGATGCCTTTGCAGATCCTGAAAAAATCATCGGGCGCTATCTGACCGCCCAGGAGGCCGAGGAGGAGGAAAAGAAAGGAAACTTTGTCACCGAGATACCGGGGAAAGGTTATCGTCGGATTGTGGCAGCCCCTAAGCCTCAGGCTATTGTAGAGCTTGACGCGATTCGCGCGCTCGTGTGGGCAGGCCAGGTCGTGATCGCCTGTGGCGGCGGCGGAATCCCTGTTCTCGAGCAGGGCGCACAGCTTCGCGGAGCCAGTGCTGTTATTGAAAAAGATCTTACCAGCGGCCTGCTGGCGGAAAAACTGGATGCCGATCAGCTTTTGATTCTGACCAGCGTACAAAAAGTCAGCCTCAATCTTCAGACCCCGCAGGAGGTCTATCTGGATAAAATTTCCGTGGAAGAAGCCAAAAAGCATATGGCCGCAAACCAGTTTGCTCCCGGTTCCATGCTGCCGAAATTTGAAGCCGGCGTCTCTTTCGTAGAAAAAGGAGAAGGCCGTAAAGCTGTCATCACCGATATTCCCCATGCCAAAGACGGCTATTTGGGAAAAACGGGCACAATTATAGCATAA
- the glpK gene encoding glycerol kinase GlpK, which yields MEKRYVMALDQGTTSSRCILFDRQGKICSIAQREFPQYYPHSGWVEHDPMEIWATQISVATEAMSKIGADASDVAAIGITNQRETTVVWDKGTGEPVYRAIVWQCRRTADKVDELNRKGYGPLIRQKTGLIPDAYFSGTKIQWILEHVPGARQRAERGELLFGTVDTWLIWNLTKGKVHVTDYTNASRTMLYDIHKKQWDEELLQLLEIPISMMPQVKPSSCIYGYSSEKIMGGKIPIAGAAGDQQSALFGQCCFNSGDVKNTYGTGCFLLMNTADQAVSSQSGLLTTMAVQPDGSPGYALEGSVFVAGAAIQWLRDEIRIIESAAESERYCREVEDCGGVYVVPAFTGLGAPYWDQYARGAVLGLTRGASRAHLVRATVESLAYQVHDVIQAMEQDAGVRLNALKVDGGASANDFLMQFQADILNSQVVRPSCIETTALGAAYLAGLATGFWPDAVQVEKNWSQEKCFLPSMEEAKRVKLLRRWDKAVACVRGWAEE from the coding sequence ATGGAGAAGCGCTATGTGATGGCATTGGATCAGGGGACGACCAGTTCCAGGTGTATTTTGTTTGATCGGCAGGGCAAAATCTGTAGTATCGCGCAGCGGGAGTTTCCGCAGTACTATCCCCATAGCGGATGGGTGGAGCATGATCCCATGGAGATTTGGGCTACACAGATCAGTGTGGCTACGGAGGCCATGAGCAAAATCGGGGCGGACGCCTCCGACGTGGCGGCGATAGGAATCACTAACCAGAGGGAGACGACAGTCGTGTGGGACAAAGGGACGGGAGAACCGGTGTATCGGGCAATTGTCTGGCAGTGCAGGAGAACTGCTGACAAGGTTGATGAGTTGAACCGGAAAGGTTATGGCCCGTTGATCAGACAGAAGACAGGGTTGATTCCGGACGCCTATTTTTCTGGTACTAAGATTCAGTGGATTTTGGAACATGTGCCTGGGGCCAGACAGAGGGCTGAAAGAGGAGAGCTCCTCTTTGGTACGGTGGATACCTGGCTGATCTGGAATTTGACCAAGGGGAAGGTCCATGTGACAGATTACACCAATGCGTCCAGGACCATGCTGTACGACATTCATAAAAAGCAGTGGGATGAGGAACTACTGCAACTTTTGGAAATTCCTATCTCGATGATGCCTCAGGTGAAGCCTTCCAGCTGCATCTATGGATATTCCAGCGAGAAGATTATGGGTGGGAAAATTCCGATTGCAGGCGCGGCAGGCGATCAACAGTCTGCACTATTCGGACAGTGCTGCTTCAACTCAGGGGATGTGAAAAACACTTATGGGACCGGCTGTTTTTTGCTGATGAATACAGCAGATCAGGCAGTCAGTTCGCAAAGTGGGCTGTTGACTACCATGGCGGTTCAACCGGATGGTTCACCGGGATATGCTCTAGAAGGCAGTGTGTTTGTGGCAGGAGCGGCGATTCAATGGCTGCGGGATGAGATCAGGATTATTGAGAGTGCAGCGGAGTCAGAACGTTATTGTCGCGAGGTGGAAGACTGCGGCGGTGTTTACGTGGTTCCGGCTTTTACAGGGCTGGGAGCTCCTTACTGGGACCAGTATGCCAGAGGTGCAGTGTTGGGCCTGACACGGGGAGCCAGCAGAGCCCATCTGGTACGGGCTACTGTGGAATCTTTGGCCTATCAGGTGCATGATGTCATTCAGGCGATGGAGCAGGATGCGGGAGTTCGCCTGAATGCGTTGAAGGTGGACGGAGGTGCTAGCGCCAATGATTTCTTGATGCAGTTTCAGGCGGATATTTTGAATTCACAGGTAGTGAGGCCAAGCTGTATTGAGACGACAGCTTTAGGGGCCGCCTATCTGGCAGGGCTTGCTACGGGATTTTGGCCTGATGCGGTCCAGGTGGAAAAGAACTGGAGCCAGGAGAAATGCTTTTTGCCGTCCATGGAAGAGGCAAAGAGAGTGAAATTGCTCAGAAGATGGGACAAGGCAGTTGCCTGTGTCCGGGGATGGGCAGAAGAATAG